One Silene latifolia isolate original U9 population chromosome 4, ASM4854445v1, whole genome shotgun sequence DNA segment encodes these proteins:
- the LOC141653096 gene encoding uncharacterized protein LOC141653096, translating into MSNLSKLEFSALDISGKNYLSWILDAEIHLKADSLGDTIVEGNDASTEDRSKALILLRRHLDESLKEQYLTVKDPYTLWMELKGRFDHQKSVILPRARYEWMHLRLQDFKSVIEYNSALFQIVSRLKLCGETITESDLLEKTYSTFHASNLVLQQQYRERQFKKYSELISCLLVAEQNNELLMQNHQTHPTGSSPIPIIEANANVAQSGGKRHEHGLGPKKFINKKKVGPNSYQKKGKKNETICHRCGSQGHWANVCRTPKHLVDLYKASVQAKNVETNFAQFEVPNENAHFDLPDFKATANHSEFDNIDTFIGDI; encoded by the coding sequence ATGTCGAACCTTTCAAAGTTAGAATTTTCGGCTCTTGACATATCGGGCAAGAATTATTTGTCATGGATTTTGGATGCTGAAATCCACCTCAAGGCCGACTCTCTCGGTGACACCATTGTTGAAGGAAACGATGCATCCACTGAGGATCGTTCTAAGGCATTGATTCTCCTCCGTCGTCATCTTGACGAATCTCTAAAGGAACAATATCTAACAGTGAAAGATCCGTATACTCTGTGGATGGAATTAAAAGGTCGTTTTGACCATCAAAAATCGGTTATCCTTCCACGTGCAAGGTACGAATGGATGCACCTTCGTCTACAAGATTTCAAAAGTGTCATTGAATATAATTCAGCACTTTTTCAGATTGTTTCTCGTTTGAAATTATGCGGAGAAACTATCACTGAATCCGATCTTTTGGAGAAAACTTATTCAACTTTTCATGCTTCAAACTTGGTTCTCCAACAACAATATAGAGAGCGTCAATTCAAAAAGTATTCTGAGCTCATCTCTTGTCTATTGGTTGCTGAGCAGAACAACGAGTTACTAATGCAAAATCACCAAACTCATCCCACAGGCTCATCGCCTATTCCTATTATTGAAGCAAATGCTAATGTTGCTCAAAGTGGTGGGAAAAGGCATGAACATGGGTTAGGCCCTAAAAAATTCATTAACAAAAAGAAGGTTGGTCCTAATTCCTATCAAAAGAAGGGGAAGAAAAATGAAACTATATGTCATCGATGTGGCTCACAAGGGCATTGGGCAAACGTTTGTCGTACTCCAAAACATCTTGTCGATCTCTATAAGGCTTCGGTTCAAGCAAAAAATGTTGAAACCAATTTTGCTCAGTTTGAAGTGCCAAATGAAAATGCCCATTTTGATCTTCCCGATTTCAAGGCTACAGCAAATCATAGCGAATTTGATAACATTGATACTTTCATTGGCGATATCTAA